In Oncorhynchus gorbuscha isolate QuinsamMale2020 ecotype Even-year unplaced genomic scaffold, OgorEven_v1.0 Un_scaffold_387, whole genome shotgun sequence, one genomic interval encodes:
- the LOC124018068 gene encoding serine/threonine-protein kinase pim-2-like, with protein sequence MLCGDQPFNTRREIIYEEPYIKDQLSRHCVDLLRRCLAKRPRGRPTLDEMLLHPWLQPDTPPGSIRTRPLAPSGHAPWLHPDTPPGQTCSLLPKPDINRDF encoded by the exons ATGTTGTGTGGTGACCAGCCCTTCAACACACGACGAGAGATCATCTATGAAGAGCCTTACATCAAGGACCAACTGTCCAGAC ACTGTGTGGATCTGTTGAGGAGGTGTCTGGCGAAGCGACCCCGAGGACGGCCCACTCTGGACGAGATGTTACTCCACCCCTGGCTCCAGCCGGACACACCCCCCGGCTCCATCCGGACACGCCCCCTGGCTCCATCCGGACACGCCCCCTGGCTCCATCCGGACACTCCTCCTGGACAGACCTGCAGCTTGTTACCTAAACCCGACATAAACAGagatttttaa